In Erigeron canadensis isolate Cc75 chromosome 6, C_canadensis_v1, whole genome shotgun sequence, the following are encoded in one genomic region:
- the LOC122603080 gene encoding UDP-glucuronic acid decarboxylase 1, whose protein sequence is MMNHMKQLHKQSTRRDEESPPTTTAYSPKSLKHSQSSSPKIFSRSINYIFKEQRFLFILIGILIGSTIVIIKPTIPTITISENDRITEITKMPLPRSVQSSNLYRPESGGVGRIPVGIGRKRWRVVVTGGSGFVGSHLVDKLIARGDDVIVIDNFFTGRKQNVEHHFGNPRFELIRHDVVEPILLEVDQIYHLACPASPVHYKYNPVKTIKTNVMGTLNMLGLAKRIGARFLLTSTSEVYGDPLEHPQKETYWGHVNPIGVRSCYDEGKRTAETLTMDYHRGDGVEVRIARIFNTYGPRMCLDDGRVVSNFVAQAIRKQPMTVYGDGKQTRSFQYVSDLVDGLMALMEGEHIGPFNLGNPGEFTMLELAQVVKETIDPSATIEFKDNTADDPQKRKPDISKAKSLLNWEPKITLREGLPRMAADFRKRILNEDEGKGNK, encoded by the exons ATGATGAACCACATGAAACAATTACACAAACAATCAACAAGAAGAGATGAAGAATCACCACCCACTACTACTGCTTACTCACCTAAATCTCTTAAACACTCCCAGTCATCATCACCTAAAATCTTTTCAAGATCCATCAACTACATCTTCAAAGAACAACGCTTTTTATTCATCCTGATAGGAATCTTGATTGGATCCACAATTGTTATCATCAAACCAACAATACCCACAATTACTATCTCAGAAAATGATAGAATCACCGAAATTACGAAAATGCCACTACCCAGATCAGTTCAAAGTTCCAATCTTTATCGCCCGGAGAGTGGTGGGGTTGGCCGGATTCCGGTGGGTATTGGCCGGAAAAGATGGAGGGTGGTTGTGACTGGTGGTTCAGGGTTTGTGGGTAGTCATTTAGTTGATAAGCTGATTGCTAGAGGTGATGACGTCATCgttattgataatttttttactgGAAGAAAACAGAATGTTGAACATCATTTTGGGAATCCGAGGTTTGAGTTAATTAGACATGATGTTGTTGAACCTATTTTGTTGGAAGTTGATCAGATTTATCATTTGGCTTGTCCTGCTTCCCCTGTTCATTACAAGTATAATCCTGTCAAGACTATT aaGACCAATGTGATGGGCACCTTAAACATGCTGGGACTTGCCAAGAGAATTGGGGCAAGATTTTTGCTTACAAGTACCAGCGAGGTTTATGGAGATCCTCTCGAGCATCCACAAAAGGAGACATATTGGGGTCATGTGAATCCAATTG GTGTTAGGAGCTGCTATGATGAAGGGAAAAGGACAGCTGAAACCTTGACTATGGATTATCATCGAGGTGATGGTGTAGAG GTCCGAATTGCACGTATCTTTAACACGTATGGTCCTAGGATGTGTTTGGATGATGGTCGTGTTGTTAGCAACTTTGTTGCACAG GCCATTCGTAAACAACCAATGACAGTTTatggtgatggaaaacaaacACGAAGTTTCCAATATGTCTCTGACTTG GTTGATGGACTCATGGCACTAATGGAAGGTGAGCACATTGGACCGTTTAACCTGGGCAATCCAGGAGAATTCACCATGCTAGAACTTGCTCAG GTGGTGAAAGAAACAATTGACCCAAGTGCTACTATAGAGTTCAAAGATAACACTGCAGATGATCCTCAGAAGAGGAAACCGGATATTAGCAAGGCAAAAAGTTTGCTTAACTGGGAGCCCAAAATTACACTCCGTGAGGGTTTGCCACGGATGGCGGCTGATTTCAGAAAACGTATCTTAAATGAAGATGAGGGCAAAGGCAACAAGTGA